A genomic region of Palaemon carinicauda isolate YSFRI2023 chromosome 22, ASM3689809v2, whole genome shotgun sequence contains the following coding sequences:
- the LOC137616550 gene encoding hepatic lectin-like isoform X4, which translates to MKMMLFFLELLGAFGFVRLAPASERQMSCPVPFITIGGQCILIDELNSGSWYDMKHMCEQLHGQLVNLDDANLYYEIVHYIYEHKLSSVHYWIGASKDNSLGTWQWPDGTAVKMGTPYWANFGKDEKQAPDGGDREKCALLSASFHYYIQDDPCDLMRGVICEYPM; encoded by the exons ATGAAGATGATGCTTTTCTTCCTGGAACTTTTAG GAGCGTTCGGCTTCGTTAGACTTGCTCCAGCTTCTGAACGGCAAATGT CTTGCCCAGTGCCTTTCATCACTATCGGTGGCCAGTGCATCCTTATTGACGAACTCAACTCTGGCTCCTGGTACGACATGAAGCATATGTGTGAGCAACTACACGGACAACTCGTGAATTTGGACGATGCAAATTTGTATTACGAGATCGTCCATTACATCTACGAACATA AATTATCAAGCGTCCACTACTGGATAGGAGCATCTAAGGACAACTCCCTGGGAACATGGCAGTGGCCTGACGGAACCGCCGTGAAAATGGGAACACCTTACTGGGCAAACTTCGGCAAGGACGAGAAGCAGGCTCCTGACGGAGGCGACAGAGAAAAATGTGCTCTCCTGAGTGCCTCTTTCCACTACTACATTCAAGACGACCCTTGTGACCTAATGAGAGGTGTTATTTGCGAATATCCTATGTGA